One stretch of Leishmania infantum JPCM5 genome chromosome 24 DNA includes these proteins:
- a CDS encoding hypothetical predicted multi-pass transmembrane protein, which produces MQRGQERRLQCRDAVLWTARASVVVLLCALLGGCGLAGVAAEQKPLVLHASLVDLLNAENALWTVSLGTPNAASPSVVWTAMHEVRVETQPSQSAASLLFMLPPPTSLRHRAEDAEEEKYDEDGAATGKQSAAPGDDAFAQTQRRKPFGHLARSFHGVSCEEYRTGGRGQQGTVQGRCFFLRDDGEDFFVRYEVQGAGNGESKSDSEEAAAAKTATAVRRRSRRGRASAKAVASPKATASSSAEASGAEPRIVRSASASGVWTEHILLGDSAAAGAKETSAGAAEEHVRVGDVTIDEYIREMADARRSKQVVLKLAIAVPRKAGASADGGQDDLMHVRLECITDAFYEAMVERSTGVVKAARTSFFYRWVWPVLFVTAIYAMLAATARLVAWRKASQGSVASATAGATKKKQQ; this is translated from the coding sequence ATGCAGCGAGGCCAGGAAAGGCGACTTCAGTGCCGCGATGCGGTGCTGTGGACCGCGAGGGCCTCAGTGGTGGTCCTGCTATGCGCACTactcggcggctgcggcctcGCAGGTGTTGCGGCCGAACAAAAGCCGTTGGTGCTGCATGCAAGCCTCGTAGACCTCCTCAACGCGGAGAACGCGCTGTGGACGGTGTCGCTCGGCACTCCCAACGCTGCGAGCCCATCAGTCGTGTGGACAGCGATGCACGAGGTGCGCGTGGAGACGCAGCCCTCCCAGTCGGCCGCTTCGCTTCTCTtcatgctgccgccgccgaccaGCTTGAGGCACCgcgccgaggacgcggaggaaGAAAAATACGACGAAGACGGTGCGGCGACGGGGAAGCAAAGCGCGGCGCCCGGCGACGATGCCTTTGCACAGACGCAACGCCGGAAGCCCTTTGGCCACCTCGCGCGGTCCTTCCACGGAGTCTCTTGTGAGGAATACCGGACGGGCgggcgagggcagcagggCACCGTGCAAGGCCGGTGCTTCTTCCTGcgggacgacggcgaggactTCTTTGTGCGCTACGAGGTACAAGGCGCCGGCAACGGGGAATCAAAGAGTgacagcgaggaggcagctgccgccaagaccgccacagcagtgcgccgccgcagccgccgaggCCGTGCTTCGGCGAAGGCTGTCGCTTCACCGAAGGCaacggcgagcagcagcgcagaggCGTCGGGGGCGGAGCCGCGGatcgtgcgcagcgcctccgccagtGGCGTGTGGACAGAACACATCCTTCTGGGCGAtagcgctgccgcgggtGCGAAGGAGACgagcgctggcgcggcagaggaACACGTCCGTGTCGGAGACGTGACCATTGATGAGTACATCCGTGAGATGGCAGATGCGCGCCGCTCCAAACAGGTGGTGCTGAAGCTCGCTATAGCGGTGCCCCGAAAGGCCGGCGCCTCGGCGGATGGAGGCCAAGACGACCTAATGCATGTGCGGCTGGAGTGCATCACCGACGCTTTTTATGAGGCCATGGTGGAGCGTAGCACCGGCGTGGTGAAGGCAGCTCGCACGAGCTTCTTCTATCGCTGGGTGTGGCCGGTGCTGTTCGTCACTGCCATCTACGCGatgctggcggcgacggcccgGCTGGTTGCCTGGCGCAAGGCGTCGCAGGGGAGTGTGGCCTCGGCTACTGCTGGCGCGACgaagaagaagcagcagTGA
- the CYC11 gene encoding putative cyclin 11 gives MASLGAEHKLECKSMVLTLHTLFDIPRDLVSLHSRRESVELVLKPTAKYYSENKRFCKLDLPEQHVAFSPSSIIFKHDRFVLDFESAPPPCGLSFARSSTPHGAASFANSMPSNFLDSLAVNTTLTAPGVASSTGKMPLHFESDARAGGAVPPKPRLAFGESGDEDQDVNLRSPSSLKLRTSTTTLSSAMPPNQIVLRYPTRSDLKVIVEVMVGARQRRHDSSAVRWITPSWADRSIAGTISTFAAADGEVMRHKLVNRFVGLTVGHLSCTMELPHAADDLREVTAFAPTAIADAAERLCNDYERLRRFHTADTEEQLNAVRSERPVRLRDFVEQLSTGASESSIYRGLLLEVCPSFFVRRIRRICAMYPPIPQSSSWVRTDAETLAAEYTGREMSLIRNLCAELGPDLSAISPRNRFLSYTSVQPLGDELWKWIKDNYAHQENDILDYEPDIFMESLALHYGTPEPAPIQYGFSPISYELDRRAYFCDSLRFPVNREHHRYRDEAMAARQMRVPLQLTPCERPLRPIRPTSRSVGEIDILLEKYKPEFVQLVPSIADAMECVTQQNERLLRELLRESQPAAGAAAANAGTRERMRSLPYEVCPHGFHLFQSERPSGSYVALLTRFAEYTYISVSTLLASVIYLDRLCLRHPRLLLTARNIEKLLVAAVRVASKVVDLRSVNNKNFASVFSVPVQDMNELESEFLKLMNFDFFLSPKEFNNYAHLVQLPAAYMQMPSSVRLSSTASANGAVESSAPPPSASHEAADHVADVSHSGNGAALRLESNTNSSNTNKMLLNTPAVATPAPPRAPSPQSQQQGRSSSGAYSVDTSVAAQRALLSSKPSSSADGSTATGVEAGGKYTDGSGGAAGHRYIRSGVRGGGGGGGGGRGSVPANGYGSGSSARSAGGGGSGATSGSKAPSAEFASGTRVLSIP, from the coding sequence ATGGCGTCCCTTGGCGCAGAGCACAAGCTGGAGTGTAAGAGCATGGTGCTTACGCTCCACACCCTCTTCGACATTCCACGCGACCTCGTCTCGCTCCACTCACGCCGCGAAAGTGTCGAGCTCGTGCTGAAGCCGACGGCGAAGTACTACTCGGAGAACAAGCGTTTCTGCAAGCTGGACTTGCCGGAACAGCATGTCGCCTTCTCACCGTCCTCTATCATCTTCAAGCACGACCGCTTTGTTCTGGACTTCGAgtcagcgccaccgccatgcGGCCTCTCCTTTGCGCGATCGTCGACACcgcacggcgctgcgtccTTCGCGAACAGCATGCCGAGCAACTTCTTGGACTCGCTTGCGGTGAACACCACGCTCACCGCGCCAGgggtggcgagcagcactGGTAAGATGCCTCTACACTTTGAGAGTGACGcgcgcgctggtggcgccgtTCCTCCCAAGCCTCGCCTCGCGTTCGGTGAGAGTGGCGACGAGGACCAGGACGTCAACCTCAGGAGCCCCAGTAGCCTCAAGCTGAGGACCTCAACGACCACCTTGTCCAGTGCCATGCCGCCGAACCAGATCGTCCTGCGCTACCCCACACGCTCAGATCTTAAAGTCATCGTCGAGGTGATGGTGGGCGCacgacagcgccgtcacgACTCCTCTGCCGTGCGCTGGATTACGCCATCGTGGGCGGACCGATCCATCGCAGGCACTATCAgcaccttcgccgccgctgacgggGAAGTGATGCGCCACAAGCTTGTCAACCGCTTCGTTGGGCTGACGGTGGGGCATCTCTCCTGCACGATGGAGCTGCCACACGCAGCCGACGATCTGCGTGAGGTGACGGCGTTTGCCCCAACGGCGATCGCAGACGCGGCGGAGCGCCTGTGCAATGACTATGAGCGCCTACGCCGCTTTCACACAGCGGACACGGAAGAGCAGCTGAATGCTGTCCGCAGCGAACGTCCAGTTCGGCTTCGTGACTTTGTGGAGCAGCTCTCGACCGGCGCGAGCGAGTCCTCCATCTAccgcggcctgctgctggaggtgtGCCCTAGCTTCTTTGTGCGCCGCATCCGTCGAATTTGCGCCATGTACCCGCCCATCCCGCAGAGCAGCTCCTGGGTGCGTACGGATGCCGAAACGCTTGCCGCCGAGTACACTGGGCGCGAGATGTCGCTCATCCGCAACCTCTGCGCCGAACTTGGCCCCGACTTGAGCGCTATCTCGCCGCGCAACCGCTTCCTATCCTATACCAGCGTGCAGCCCCTTGGCGACGAACTTTGGAAGTGGATAAAGGACAACTACGCTCACCAGGAGAACGACATCCTCGACTACGAACCGGACATATTTATGGAGTCGCTCGCGCTGCACTATGGCACGCCGGAGCCTGCGCCGATTCAATACGGTTTTTCGCCCATCTCGTATGAGCTGGACAGGCGCGCGTACTTCTGCGACTCGCTGCGCTTCCCGGTAAATCGCGAGCACCACCGCTATCGCGAtgaggcgatggcggcgcgccagatgcgtgtgccgctgcagctgacgcCCTGCGAACGTCCGCTGCGCCCCATTCGGCCAACAtcgcgcagcgtcggcgagATCGACATTCTCCTAGAGAAGTACAAACCAGAGTTCGTGCAGCTCGTGCCGTCCATTGCAGACGCCATGGAGTGTGTGACACAGCAGAACGAACGTCTGCTacgagagctgctgcgcgagtcACAacctgctgccggcgcagccgcggcgaaCGCAGGCACGCGTGAGCGGATGCGCTCGCTCCCCTATGAGGTGTGTCCGCACGGGTTTCATCTCTTTCAGTCAGAGCGGCCCAGTGGGTCGtacgtggcgctgctgacgcgctTCGCAGAGTACACGTACATCTCCGTCAGCACCCTTCTAGCATCCGTAATCTACCTGGACCGGCTGTGTCTCCGGCATCCACGACTTCTGCTTACGGCGCGCAACATCGAGAAGCTGCttgtcgccgccgtgcgtgtTGCCAGCAAGGTTGTCGACCTCCGCAGCGTCAACAACAAGAACTTCGCGTCTGTTTTCAGCGTGCCGGTGCAGGACATGAACGAGTTAGAGTCGGAGTTTCTCAAGCTCATGAACTTCGACTTCTTCCTCTCGCCGAAGGAGTTCAACAACTACGCTCAcctggtgcagctgccggcggcaTACATGCAGATGCCGTCGAGCGTGCGCCTGTCGAGCACAGCGAGCGCGAACGGCGCTGTAGaaagcagcgcaccgccgccgtcggcttCGCACGAGGCTGCAGACCACGTAGCGGATGTAAGCCACAGTGGGAACGGCGCGGCATTGAGACTGGAGAGCAACacgaacagcagcaacactAACAAAATGTTGCTGAACACGCCGGCCGTCGCCACCCCTGCTCCCCCTCGGGCGCCGTCCCCGCAATCACAGCAGCAAGGGCGCAGCAGTAGCGGCGCCTACAGCGTCGACACCTCGGTAGCCGCGCAGCGAGCACTACTATCGAGCAAGCCATCATCCTCAGCGGACGGCTCGACTGCGACAGGAGTTGAGGCTGGTGGGAAGTACaccgatggcagcggcggcgctgccgggcACCGCTATATTCGCAGCGGagtgagaggaggaggaggtggtggtggcggcggtagAGGATCCGTTCCAGCCAACGGCTACGGGAGTGGCAGCAGTGCCAGAagtgctggcggcggtggcagcggggcCACGAGTGGCAGCAAGGCACCATCGGCGGAGTTCGCAAGCGGGACGCGGGTGCTGAGCATTCCCTGA